DNA from Nitrospira sp.:
CCTCGCGCATCTGACTCCCTCCTGCGCGACTGATTCCCGGTCTCCGCCGCTTCGACGTAAGAACCAGCCCCGATTCGTTTGTGACAAGCCGGTCTCCTCGTTCGAGGTGCTTCGTCGTTCAGAATATGCCCGGCAGGCGCCACAGGCCGTCGCAATGGGGCTGTGGCGCAGGAACCCTCAGTGAGCCATAAGGGGGTGTCTATGATCAGCCTCGTCTCATTCCTGAGAAGATGGTGGTTTCAGTATGCCTATCGCGGTTCGGTCGATTCGATCTATGCCTGTACGTTGTGGGCACAGACCTTGAGGCGTGTGTTGTAGTACTGCGCGAAAGGGGATTTGATGCATTGTTCACGTTGCGATGGGCTGATGGTTACGGTTTGGATGAGGGATTTGTCATATTCCGGCACGGTCAGGGGATGGCGCTGTCTTCTCTGTGGTGAGGCCACTGACCTCGGAATCGAAGCCAATCGAAAAGGCCATCCGGCCTTGACTCGGGGCCGGCCTCGCCTGCCTGGATCTCTTGCGGCCAGGTATGAGAAGGCCAGGTCGTAGTCGGGCCGTGCGCCGACGATCCTTGTGCAGGCGACAGACGTATGGTCTGGGCGCACAAGAGTCGCAGCGGTGCGGTTCCGTGCGAGGAGGTCAAGATGAATGTCTGGCATGATATGTGGCCCGAGATTTCGGTCCTGCTTTTTTTGATGTTCATGGCCGGCCTGCTGGTCCTGACGTTTGTATTCACTCGGTAAGGGGCGCTCAGGACCGGTTCGTTCCGCGGCGGTCACGTTCCGCTGCGACTCAAGAGGCAGACGCGCGGATGGTGTCGTTCTCTATGAGTGAAAGTGAGCAATTGTGATCAGACTGCATTCCTTCATTGAGTTTACGATATAAGAAGTTGCGACTACCTTCTGTACCATGCTGGTCGTGTAGTCACCTTCATTCGTCGTTCGTGAAGCGTCGTTCGTCTCTCGTTTCAGAACCGGCTGTGGCATGTTCGCGAGATACGTTTCACGATTCACGCTTCACGGATCGGCAAGCGAGGCGAGAACAGAGCTGGCGGGCTTTTCAACATCCTGCCAGAAAGAGAGAGGCCCATGACACGATCCACCCAAGTACGCCTGTTTGCTCTTCTCCTGATGTCGACGATGGGTGGGGGTCCATGGCCGCTTCTCGATGTCCAGGCTGCGAAGGAATGGGCGTCGCAGGAGGTGGCGACGATTCTCACTCAGTCATACCAGCAGTTGCTCATACGACCGATGGCGGTGGAGACGAGCATGTCTCAAAAAAACGAGACGGACCAACAGCGTGATACGGTTCAAGCCGGCTATGAGGTGCAGTTGTCGAAAGGCGAGAAAAGTGTAAAGCAGATCGTCGAGGCGATCGCCCTCTCACCCGAGTTTAACGCAAAGTGGATCACGCCTCACATGGGGACCGCGCAGACCGGCCCCGCGCCTGGTGTGGTGGTGCCGGTGGCCGCTCCGGAAAAGGCCATCGACAATCTCTACTGCGCGTTGTTGGGACGGCATGTGGACAGCACGTCACTGGCGAGTGCCCGCAAAGATCTGGTGAGTTCTGGATTTGAACGTGTGATTCGCGACCTGATCGACGGGAAGGAATACCGAGACCGGTTCGGCGACACCAAGGTACCGCAGCCGAGCAGCGAGAAGCAGGCCGTGGCCGGGTGTCCGCAAGTCAATAGACAGTAGTCGTGTGGGACCCTCAGGCCTTGACCGAATCAGGTCCGGCGGCTTGGAGGAATTGGCGATCACTTCGGGACGTCGGATGGAGGCACAGGAGGAACATGACACCGGAAGAAAGAATCACGAATATGACGAAAGCCATCAATCAGGCCATCAAGGTCATGGGGGATCGGTTTGGATCGACGGAGGAGGATGTGGCGCGGGCCATTCAAAGCTTGAAGACATCAATGCAACCGGTTCCGCAAGCCAAGGACCAGAACGCCGGGACTGCGACGATGGCCCCATGAATAGGAGATCGGATGATGGAGACGCATGCCATCGCACGTGAGCACATCGACATCACGGAAACGCTGGTTACCCTGTATGTGTTTCTGGCGCAGAGCCTGGACCGCTGTCTCCATGAGGCCGTACGAGCCGAATCCCCCGAGCAGGAACTGTTGGCGAATCTCGCTGCGATCAAAGCGCAGATGATGGACATCCTCACGGTCAACCCGGTGGTCAAGGCGAAGGTGGAGGAGGAATGTCGGCGGGTGCTGTCACTCGCGAGAGCCTGCGTGACGGATGGACCGGGGAATACCGTTGCGATGGAGAGCGTAAGAACGGAGCGGGCCATCCTGAAAGACAAGACGATGGCCCTGAGCGATCTGCTTGCCGTGTTTCGTGCCACTTGAGTCAAAACGTGCCCGGTCGGCCGCGATCATCCTGTTGCTTGAGACCCGATGCAGGCGACCATTTCCATGGAGGACGACATGAAGACCACACCACAGACATATGTCCTGACGTTGCATTCTCCATCCCGCAGCGCCCTTCGGATCTGGAGAGGGAAGAACCTCCACCAGCTCCGTCACTGTTCAGCCAAACAAATCGGCCATGTGTTGACGGAAATGCAAGAACACCTGGACCATTTGCGGCGCACGCTCGTGCCTGCCGCCTCCGCAGGATCCTATTCCTTAAACCACGGCCGTTAATGCCGGACGCCGTTTGATGGTGGACTGATCCTCCCGTGTCAGACCTCGTTCGTCTGCTTGCCGGTAGGCCAGAAAATCCACGGAGTTTTTCCAGAATTGTCTGCTCATACACCTTCGTCATATCAGCCTCTTCAATCTTGATACCCCGACGCCTCAAGAAACCGCTGCTTATCCAGGTCTGCTTCGGAGGGGCAATCAACGGTAGAGGGCCGGACGGCCCACCAGGGGTCTGCCTAGTGTCCCGCCGTCGAAGCGCTGAGTAAGGTGACGACTGAACGAGTCATCACATCAAGAGGTGTGGCTGTGGATATATCCAGCAGGGGGTGGATCATACCATGTGGTTTCGTCGCGGCCTGCGCGGCAGCTTCTTTGTTTGGAGAAGGGCAATCACTCGTACAGGCGGAGAAGCAAGGCAACGACCAGCGTCGATCCATCGATCCTGCGATTGAAAAGACAAAGGAAAAGGGGTTCGACGGCGTGGATTTTTCTTATGATGTATTCGGCGCTTCTCCCGGGCAATCGGCCAACAGGCTCGCGGAAGAAGTGATGGCCAAAGACGCCGCGGAGAAGCCCAAGGTCATGGCCAAGCACTCCAAACTGCTCAACGAGCGGTACAAATTGGATTGTCAAAGCCGCAGCGGGGTGACGATGACCAAGGGAAAGCCGCAGCCGAGCGGCCCCACAGTCAAGCTGAAAGACGGTATGACGTGGGAAAAATTGTCTCAGATGAATGCGGAGGAAATCAGAACCCGCAAAGCCTTCCCCTCCGGGTTCATGCGGCTCCCGCACGTCAAGCACGATGTGGGAGGTATGGTGTTCCCGCAACAACAGATCGAGCAGTTTCCAAGGCTTGAACGGTTCGATGTTGAGTTCGATCTTCCCGATTGTTTCCTGCCGGAATTTCCTCCCCCGATTTTTTTGACGACCCATCCTGAGTTGGGCGATGTCTCGCAAGGCGAAGTGCTGAGTGCGGATAATTTCGATCGTCTGTTTCGAGGACTGATCACACCCGTTCAGTTGGATGGGCTGCGGATGCTGGTCACTCAATTCCCGCAGGAAGAATTCAACCTGACGTCGGATCGCAAATCCCACAAACCGAGCCTGGGAGTCGCCTGTCTGGATTGCCACGTCAATTTCCATACGACCGGCCAATTCCACTTGAATCCCGATACTCGTCCTCAACGGGACCGGCTGCGGTTGGATACCGTCAGCCTGCGAGGCCTGTTCAACCAGCACATTCACGGCTCGAAACGCAGCCTGCGCTCCGTCGAGGATTTCACCGAGTTCGAACAGAGGACGGCCTATTTCAACGGCGACCAGATCCGGGCCATCAAGAAAGGCATGAACGTCGTCGATCGCTTGCAAGTGGCGCATATGGCCCAAATCCAGAGCATGATCGATTTCCCTCCCGCCTCGAAGCTGGATCCCATGACGGGACGATTGGATCGATCCCGAGCCAACCAACAGGAAATCGCCGGCGAGGACCTCTTCTTCGGCAAGGCGCGCTGCGCGGGCTGTCACCAACCTCCGGCCTACACGGATCATATGATGCACGACCTTTTTTTGGAGCGATTCGGGGCCGAAGCGGACGGGCCGATCAAAACCTTCGCGCTCCGCGGGATCAAGGATTCGCCACCCTATTTCCATGACGGACGGTTGCTGACCCTGGAGGACAGCGTGGAGTTTTTTAATATCGTCGGAGGGCTCCACCTCGATCGCGGGGAAAAGGCCGCCCTTGTGGAATTCATGCGGGCGCTCTAGTTGACGGTCTCCTTGAACAATCAAGCCGCTAGCCGTGCTGTCTGATTCGAGTCGTGCGGATACCTCTGTTCAATCAGGATGGAGAGGAATCCGGTGCCGGACGTTCGTCCAGCACTAAATGGATTCCGATTCATAAACCGCGTATAAACGGAGTCGGCGTCGGCGCCATGACTCTTGTGGAGCGTGGAACGGCGGCCGGTCATGAAGGAGCGAAGACCACTCATGGAACGTTCGTGGGGCGATCTTCATATCGGCGCGACCCTTGTGCATGAACAGACCGTACACTTCAAGGTATGGGCGCCCCACGCCAAGGAGGTCGCCGTCAAGATCACGGCGCCAGCGGAAAAGACAATGCCGCTCCAATCGGACGGCGCGGGGTATTTTGAGGGACGTCTCGAAGGGGTGGGGGAGCACGCGCGCTATTTCTATGTCCTGGATGGCGCGAAGGCCAGGCCGGACCCTGCTTCCCGCTTCCAGCCAGACGGCGTCCATGGCCCGTCCTCCGTGGTGGATCCCGGCGCGTTTTCTTGGACCGACCAGGCCTGGAAGGGGCTGGCGCTTCGGGACTTTATCCTCTATGAACTCCATGTCGGAACATTTACCGAGGCCGGCACGTTCGACGCGATCATTCCGCTGCTTCCCTACTTGAAGCGGGAGGTCGGGGTGACCGCGATCGAGTTGATGCCGGTCGCGCAATTTCCCGGTACGCGCAACTGGGGGTACGATGGGGCCCATCCGTTCGCACCGCACAACGAGTACGGCGGCCCGGCAGGCCTCAAACGATTGATCGACGCCTGTCATGGGCAGGGCCTGGCCGTGGTGCTCGATGTGGTCTACAACCATCTCGGGCCGGAGGGGAATTATCTCCAGGACTATGGCCCCTATTTTACCGATCGGTACCGGACGCCCTGGGGGCAGGCGATCAACTATGACGGCCCCGACAGCGATCCCGTGCGCCGATACTTCATCGGCAATGCGCTCTATTGGATCGGCGAATACCATGTCGATGCGCTCCGGCTGGATGCGATCCATGGAATCTTCGACTTCAGCGCCAGGCACATCCTGCAGGAGCTGGCGGAAGCCGTGCATCACGAGGCGGAGCGGCTGGATCGTCTCGTGCAGGTCATCGCCGAGAGCGATCTCAACGACACCCGTGTGATCATGCCTGCGACATGCGGCGGACATGGGTGCGATGCCCAATGGAACGACGACTTTCACCATGCGCTCCGCGTGCTGCTCACGAGGGAGAAGGAAGGCTACTACCAGGATTTCACCGGCATGGCCGATCTCGTCCAAGCGGTCCAGGAGGGGTTCGTCTATGCGGGCCGCTACTCCGAGTTTCGCCGGCGCCGCCATGGCAATTCTTCGGAAAAGATTGCGCCGTCGCAGTTCGTCGTCTTTTCGCAGAACCACGACCAGGTAGGCAATCGCGCCGATGGAGGGCGGCTGAGCACGCAGCTTTCGCTTGGAGCCTTGAAGGCGGCCGCAGCCCTGGTCCTGCTGTCTCCCGGTATTCCGTTACTCTTCATGGGTGAGGAATACGGCGAGCGCGCTCCCTTCCAGTATTTTATCGACCATGGGGATCCGGCGCTTGTCGAAGCCGTGCGGAAGGGGCGGCGGGAAGAATTCGCGCCCTTCGGGTGGCGTGAGGAAGACATTCCCGATCCGCAATCCCCCTCCACCTTCGAGCGGAGCCGGGTCCGGCCGGGCGTTGCCACGGACAGGCGGTCACAGGGCCTGTTGCGCTGGTACCATGATCTCATTGATATGCGGAAACGACTGCCGGTTCTCGGCGCGAGCATTCCCGGTCGACACCACCACGCCGTCTGGTCCGATGAAGGCCGTTCCGTGCTCCTGTTGCATCGCTGGATGGAGGATGGTCCATCGGCCTTGCTGTTGATCAACTTCACTCCTGCCCCACAGTCCATCGCTCTTCATCGACCGAGCGGGTCTTGGCGATTGGCGCTGAATGCAGCATCGATTGATTATGGAGAGGCAGGCGACGGACAGGCCCTCGTGCCTGGGACTTTTGATCTCCCCGGAACGGGACCATCGATCGTCCTTCCTCCCTATGCTGTGGCCCTCTATCTCTCGCCGGACCATGGCCCCTTCCCGGCATAACCTTCCTGATTTTTGGTTTGCCTTCTGCCGCCGCTAGGGATATTGCCAGTATGACCAGAACGTCTACTTCTGTAAGGTGTGGGGGTGCCGGAGCATGGTGCTTCAGTGAGCCCCCTACAGTTGCAAAGATCGCTACAAGCATCGATGTGACCATGGCGCCGGCTGGTGTACCTGTGAATCGATCCAAGATTCTCGCCTTGATACTGGCCGGAGGGAAAGGTGAACGGCTGATGCCGCTGACGGAGGTCCGCAGCAAACCGGCGGTTCCCTTCGGCGGGACCTACCGCATCATCGATTTCGTGCTGAGCAATTTTTATAACTCCGGCATCATGGGCATGCATGTGATGGTGCAATATCGATCGCAGTCGTTGATCGAGCATCTCCGGAGGGCTTGGCGGATCGGCGATGGGGAACGGCAGTTCGTGACCGTGGTGCCCCCGCAAATGAACGGGGGCGGCGGCTGGTACGAAGGGACGGCGGACGCGGTCTTTCAGAACCTGAATCTCATCCACGATTTCGCCCCCGATATCGTGGCGGTGTTCGGCGCGGACCATATCTATCGCATGGACATTCGCCAGATGGTGCGGTTTCACGTGGAACGGGAGGCGGATGTGTCGGTGGCGACACTGCCGGTGTCCCTTTCTTCCGCCCAGGGGTTTGGGATCGTCGAAGTCGACAGGAACAATCGAATCATCGGATTCGAAGAGAAGCCGCCTATGCCGAAAGCCATGCCGGGCCATCCCGATCTGGCGTTCTCCTCCATGGGGAATTACCTGTTCAGCACCGATGTCTTGCTCAGAGCGCTGGAGGAAGATGCGCGGAGCGAGGGGTCGCATGATTTCGGCCACGATATTCTGCCGCGCCTTCTGCAGACCGACCGCGTCATGGCGTATAATTTCCGGGACAACGAGGTACCCGGCATCGCCTACTACGAAGAACCGGGCTATTGGCGTGATGTGGGTACCATCAAGGCCTATTGGCAGGCCAATATGGACTTGCTCGGCGAAACACCGGCCTGTGACCTGCGCAATCGGGAATGGCCGATCAGGAGCGAACCCTCCAGTGGTCCTCCCGCGAGCCTTGTGAATTGTTATGTCGATCATGCCGTGATCGGCGAAGGCAGCCAGATCATCGAGGCGGATATCCGACGTTGCATCATCGGGCGCCATGTGCGGATCGAGGCCGACGCCCAAATCGAGGATGCGGTGATATTCGACCATGCCCGTATCGGATCGAAGGCGCGCCTGCATCGGGTGATCATCGATCGCCAGAATGAGATTTCGTCCGGAGCGGAGCTGGGGCACATGGACGGGTCGGGAAACCCTGCGGTTCAATGGACGGCGTCGGGCCTTGTGGTCCTCCCCAAGCCGACGGTGCAGGAGGATCTCGCCAAACGCCGATTGTCCTCTTACTGAAATGTCCCGTCGTGATTGTGAGGTCCATGCCGCGTATCCCCGTCGCCACCTATCGTCTCCAGTTACACCATTCCTTCACGTTTCGTGATGCCGCGCGCATCGTCCCCTATCTACATGCGCTGGGGATCACCGATTGCTACACCTCCTCCCTGCTGAAGGCAGTGCCGGGCAGCCTGCATGGGTATGACCTGGTCGATCCCGGTGCTTTGAATCCGGAGCTGGGAACGGAGCAGGAATTCGACGATTTCGTCGCCGCCCTCAAGCAACAGGACATGGGGCTTCTGTTGGACGTGGTCCCCAACCACATGGGCATCCGGACCACGCAGAACCGCTGGTGGTGGGATGTGCTGGAGAACGGACCCAGCTCTCGTTATGCCACGGCCTTCGACATCGATTGGGCTCCGCTGAAGCGTGAACTCGAGGACAAGGTGCTGCTCCCCATCCTCGGCGAACAGTACGGCACGGTCCTGGAGAATCAGGAGATCCGCCTCGCGTATGAAGAGGGTGGGTTCGTGGTGACCTATTTCGACCACACATTCCCCATTGCCCCGAAGTCCTGGGCCGGGATTCTGTCGTTTCGGCTGTCCGAACTGGTCGAGACGCTGGGCGAGGAGGACGAACACATACTGGAACTGCATAGTATCCTGACGGCCCTGCGCAATCTGCCGTCGCGCCATGAACGTGGGCCGGAGCGGGTCGCCGAACGGTATCGCGAGAAGGACATCGTCCGGCGACGGTTGTCGGCGTTGGTCGAACAGTGCCGGGAGGTGCGGGAACATGTGCTGGCGAATGTGGCGGCGTATAACGGAACCGCAGGGGATTCTGCGAGCTTCGATCGGCTGGATGCCCTGTTGAACGAACAATATTACCGGCTGGCTTCCTGGCGTGTGGCGTCGGAGGAAATCAATTATCGACGATTCTTCGACATCAATGAACTGGCTGCCATACGGACGGAAGAATCCCGTGTGTTCGAGGAATCGCACCGGCTCATTTTCCGCCTGCTCAAGGACGGTCGAGCGACCGGCCTGCGCATCGACCATGTCGATGGGTTGTACGACCCGGAGCAATATCTGGTTCAGCTGCAGGACTGGGCGGCCCGCGAACTCCCGCAGGACGCACCGGGGGAGCAGCCGTCGCTCTTCGTCGTCGTGGAAAAGATTCTCGGCAAGGGAGAGCAACTCCCGAGGACATGGCCGGTGTCCGGCACGACCGGATACGACTTCCTGAATCTGGTCAACGGACTGTTCGTGCAGACCGATCAGGAGCGGGCCATGGACACGCTCTATGCGCGTTTCATCGGGCAGCGTCTGCCCTACGAGGAGTTGGTCTATCAGAGCAAGAGACTGATCATGCGGGCTTCCATGTCCAGCGAGATCAACGTGCTCGGCCATCAGTTGAATCTGCTGTCCGAACGTGACCGGCGCTATCGCGACTTCACCCTGAACAGTCTCACCCATGCGATCAGGGAAATCATCGCCTGTTTTCCCGTGTACCGGTCCTACGTGACGGCCGCTCAAAAGGAACTGTTGGAGCGCGATCAAGCCTACATCGGCATGGCGGTGGCCCGCGCCAAGCGGCGTAACCCGGCGCTGAGCCGTCATGTCTTCGATTTTGTCCGTGACCTCCTGTTACGGAGGCTGGAGGACCGCGCGAATTTGACGAAAGAGGAGCAGATGAGGTTCGTGGCGAAATTCCAACAGGCTACCAGCCCCGTCACGGCGAAGGGGATCGAAGACACGGCCTTCTATATTTACAACCGGCTGACCTCCCTGAATGAAGTGGGAGGAGAACCGGCTCAGTTCGGCCTGTCGGTCGAGGCGTTCCACAAGCGGATACGCGAGCGGCGCGCAGGCTGGCCCCACTCCCTTCTCGCGACCTCCACCCATGACACCAAGCGCGGCGAAGATGTGCGCGCCAGGATCAATGTGCTGTCGGAAATCCCCGAACGTTGGAAGCGTGCGATCACGCGGTGGGCCAAATTCAACAAACGTTTTCGAACGGACATCGACGAGGCTCCCGCGCCGGATCGCAATGAAGAGTATCTGCTCTATCAAACCCTCGTGGGAGTCTGGCCCGTCGCGGCGATGGACGATGTCCAATACGAAGCCTTTCGTGAACGGATCCAGGGCTACATGCTGAAGGCGATCCGTGAAGCCAAGGTGCACACCAGTTGGGTCAATCCGCATGAGGCCTATGAGGAGGCGGTGCGCCGGTTCGTGCATTCGATATTGGAGCGCAGTGCTCCGAACCCCTTCCTGGAGGACTTTCTACCGTTTCAGGAACTGGTGGCTTGCCACGGCATGCGCAATGCTCTCTCTCAAGTTCTGCTGAAGCTGGCTTCTCCGGGTGTACCGGATTGTTATCAGGGAGCGGAGCTGTGGGAGTTCAGCCTGGTCGATCCGGACAATCGCCGGCCGGTGGACTTTGAGTTACGCGCAAGGATGTCGGCGGAGCTTCGACGTGCCTGCGATGAGGAGGGCGTCGATCGGATCGACCTCCTGCGTCGGCTCATGGAATCGTGGAAGGATGGGCGCATCAAACTGTACCTCATCCAGGAGGGACTTCGGCATCGGCGCGCGCACGCGGCGGTCTATCTGGAAGGGGATTATGTGCCGCTCGACTGCGGCGGCAGCAACAGGTCGCATCTCTGCGCGTTCGCCAGGTTGCATCAGGACCAGGCGGTGGTGGCAGTCGCTCCGCGTCTCACCGTCGGCTTGAGCGGGATGTCCGCCGCCGGTGCGCGGGGAGAAGAGGTTTGGCAGGATACGTGGGTGACGGTTCCATCGTGGAAGAGCGGGTCGGTCTATCGCAATGTCTTTACCGGAGAGCACCTGGAGACCGTCACCCAGGGAGAACGGCAGGTGTTGCCGCTTGGACTGGTCCTGAACCATTGTCCGGTCGGGCTGCTCGAACGCTGCACCTGATGACAGGGGGCCTGTTCCACACACCCTCATGAGTTGATTGTTGAAGCCAT
Protein-coding regions in this window:
- a CDS encoding diguanylate cyclase/phosphodiesterase (GGDEF & EAL domains) with PAS/PAC sensor(s) produces the protein MTRSTQVRLFALLLMSTMGGGPWPLLDVQAAKEWASQEVATILTQSYQQLLIRPMAVETSMSQKNETDQQRDTVQAGYEVQLSKGEKSVKQIVEAIALSPEFNAKWITPHMGTAQTGPAPGVVVPVAAPEKAIDNLYCALLGRHVDSTSLASARKDLVSSGFERVIRDLIDGKEYRDRFGDTKVPQPSSEKQAVAGCPQVNRQ
- a CDS encoding Cytochrome c peroxidase, coding for MDISSRGWIIPCGFVAACAAASLFGEGQSLVQAEKQGNDQRRSIDPAIEKTKEKGFDGVDFSYDVFGASPGQSANRLAEEVMAKDAAEKPKVMAKHSKLLNERYKLDCQSRSGVTMTKGKPQPSGPTVKLKDGMTWEKLSQMNAEEIRTRKAFPSGFMRLPHVKHDVGGMVFPQQQIEQFPRLERFDVEFDLPDCFLPEFPPPIFLTTHPELGDVSQGEVLSADNFDRLFRGLITPVQLDGLRMLVTQFPQEEFNLTSDRKSHKPSLGVACLDCHVNFHTTGQFHLNPDTRPQRDRLRLDTVSLRGLFNQHIHGSKRSLRSVEDFTEFEQRTAYFNGDQIRAIKKGMNVVDRLQVAHMAQIQSMIDFPPASKLDPMTGRLDRSRANQQEIAGEDLFFGKARCAGCHQPPAYTDHMMHDLFLERFGAEADGPIKTFALRGIKDSPPYFHDGRLLTLEDSVEFFNIVGGLHLDRGEKAALVEFMRAL
- a CDS encoding malto-oligosyltrehalose trehalohydrolase, whose product is MERSWGDLHIGATLVHEQTVHFKVWAPHAKEVAVKITAPAEKTMPLQSDGAGYFEGRLEGVGEHARYFYVLDGAKARPDPASRFQPDGVHGPSSVVDPGAFSWTDQAWKGLALRDFILYELHVGTFTEAGTFDAIIPLLPYLKREVGVTAIELMPVAQFPGTRNWGYDGAHPFAPHNEYGGPAGLKRLIDACHGQGLAVVLDVVYNHLGPEGNYLQDYGPYFTDRYRTPWGQAINYDGPDSDPVRRYFIGNALYWIGEYHVDALRLDAIHGIFDFSARHILQELAEAVHHEAERLDRLVQVIAESDLNDTRVIMPATCGGHGCDAQWNDDFHHALRVLLTREKEGYYQDFTGMADLVQAVQEGFVYAGRYSEFRRRRHGNSSEKIAPSQFVVFSQNHDQVGNRADGGRLSTQLSLGALKAAAALVLLSPGIPLLFMGEEYGERAPFQYFIDHGDPALVEAVRKGRREEFAPFGWREEDIPDPQSPSTFERSRVRPGVATDRRSQGLLRWYHDLIDMRKRLPVLGASIPGRHHHAVWSDEGRSVLLLHRWMEDGPSALLLINFTPAPQSIALHRPSGSWRLALNAASIDYGEAGDGQALVPGTFDLPGTGPSIVLPPYAVALYLSPDHGPFPA
- a CDS encoding Glucose-1-phosphate adenylyltransferase, whose protein sequence is MAPAGVPVNRSKILALILAGGKGERLMPLTEVRSKPAVPFGGTYRIIDFVLSNFYNSGIMGMHVMVQYRSQSLIEHLRRAWRIGDGERQFVTVVPPQMNGGGGWYEGTADAVFQNLNLIHDFAPDIVAVFGADHIYRMDIRQMVRFHVEREADVSVATLPVSLSSAQGFGIVEVDRNNRIIGFEEKPPMPKAMPGHPDLAFSSMGNYLFSTDVLLRALEEDARSEGSHDFGHDILPRLLQTDRVMAYNFRDNEVPGIAYYEEPGYWRDVGTIKAYWQANMDLLGETPACDLRNREWPIRSEPSSGPPASLVNCYVDHAVIGEGSQIIEADIRRCIIGRHVRIEADAQIEDAVIFDHARIGSKARLHRVIIDRQNEISSGAELGHMDGSGNPAVQWTASGLVVLPKPTVQEDLAKRRLSSY
- a CDS encoding Malto-oligosyltrehalose synthase, with product MPRIPVATYRLQLHHSFTFRDAARIVPYLHALGITDCYTSSLLKAVPGSLHGYDLVDPGALNPELGTEQEFDDFVAALKQQDMGLLLDVVPNHMGIRTTQNRWWWDVLENGPSSRYATAFDIDWAPLKRELEDKVLLPILGEQYGTVLENQEIRLAYEEGGFVVTYFDHTFPIAPKSWAGILSFRLSELVETLGEEDEHILELHSILTALRNLPSRHERGPERVAERYREKDIVRRRLSALVEQCREVREHVLANVAAYNGTAGDSASFDRLDALLNEQYYRLASWRVASEEINYRRFFDINELAAIRTEESRVFEESHRLIFRLLKDGRATGLRIDHVDGLYDPEQYLVQLQDWAARELPQDAPGEQPSLFVVVEKILGKGEQLPRTWPVSGTTGYDFLNLVNGLFVQTDQERAMDTLYARFIGQRLPYEELVYQSKRLIMRASMSSEINVLGHQLNLLSERDRRYRDFTLNSLTHAIREIIACFPVYRSYVTAAQKELLERDQAYIGMAVARAKRRNPALSRHVFDFVRDLLLRRLEDRANLTKEEQMRFVAKFQQATSPVTAKGIEDTAFYIYNRLTSLNEVGGEPAQFGLSVEAFHKRIRERRAGWPHSLLATSTHDTKRGEDVRARINVLSEIPERWKRAITRWAKFNKRFRTDIDEAPAPDRNEEYLLYQTLVGVWPVAAMDDVQYEAFRERIQGYMLKAIREAKVHTSWVNPHEAYEEAVRRFVHSILERSAPNPFLEDFLPFQELVACHGMRNALSQVLLKLASPGVPDCYQGAELWEFSLVDPDNRRPVDFELRARMSAELRRACDEEGVDRIDLLRRLMESWKDGRIKLYLIQEGLRHRRAHAAVYLEGDYVPLDCGGSNRSHLCAFARLHQDQAVVAVAPRLTVGLSGMSAAGARGEEVWQDTWVTVPSWKSGSVYRNVFTGEHLETVTQGERQVLPLGLVLNHCPVGLLERCT